One Eptesicus fuscus isolate TK198812 chromosome 13, DD_ASM_mEF_20220401, whole genome shotgun sequence genomic window, TTATAGCTTTAAAACATTGTTTGATACAATTAGAAATCACATTCATTTCTCAAACTTAAAAATATGGCTCCTTATTTAAAAAGTACTGTATCCCattagaaatgaaatgaaatgaaatgaaaaggcaGGCCGCACAGCCGCAGTGGGTCCTGTCTCCTGAGGGCGGCCTGGCTCCTGCCACCAAGCCGGGTGTCCATgagctgccctgggctccccagaCCAGATTTCACTCACGGGCGGTGACATCGCAGCATGACCTCCACTTCACACTCCAGGCTTAGACCTTAATTTCCACTTTGTAGGAAACCACTGCTTTTAAAGCACTGATTATTAAACATATAGTAAAAAATACTTTAGACAGCCAGCCaccgtaaaaaaaaaaatcacacacatacatacacacagctCTCTGGGCCATCTTGACCCCACCTATCCTATAGCTTCACCTGTGACCAATGACTTAGAATTATTTCACagatcaacaaacaagtgttggcaaggatgtagagaaaagggaacccttgtgcacagttggtgggaatgcagattggaaaacagtatggagggtcctcaaaaaattaaaaatgaaactgccttatgacctagagattccacttcttggtatatatatgaagaaacctaaaacagtaattcaaaagaatatatgcacccctatgttcagtgTTATTTactatagccaagatatggaagcaactcaagtgtctATCATTAGACAAATAAAAAagtagtggtacatatatacaatggaatattattcagccacaaaaaagaaagcttaccatttgcaacagcatggatggatctagagggtattatgctaagtgaaataagttagtcatagacaaataccatattgtacttatatgtggaatctaaagaacagtacaaacaaaacagaaacagatttattgatacagagaacagactgatggtttccagaggggaaggggcttgggagactgggtgaaaaaagtgaagggattaagaagtacaaattggtagttacaaaacagtcatggggatgtaaaatacagcttAAGAAATATAgtcactaatctatatatataaaaagcctaatatgcaaagtgtcccctcaggagttcgatcgctcactatgacgtgcactgaccaccagggggcggcgtggactGAAAGAatgccccagctggcagctgctagggaccctacctgtgcatgagttttgtgcactgggcctctagtattgtaataactgtgtatggtgccagattggtactggaaatatcatgAGGAACACCTTTCTAAAGTATGTAAttatctaactactatgctgtatacctgaaactaatacaaaacaatattgaatataaactgtaactggaaaaaaaaaagtattttcacattaaaaaaattattttgtagggAGATTGGGATGCACCTGGAGGATACATACTGCCAAAGAATTATTACTGTAAGactataaataatacatttaaaaacacacacacaaagacaaccaatgggtctgggctgcctgtcactacttaaGCAGGGACAGGGTTGAGtaatatatgagcatttattccaataatgccggcagtatgggagagcagcaggtcatccacaaaaatctgctctgcccctccccataaaccagctgcttatattaggtagaaggacaaagattatgtGGGCAAGTAAgaaagaattacaggcatgggaaagtaggaaGGTAATCATCTTTACAGGTTACAGGCAATGAGGGCTGGTGCCTCCAGGCACCTCTGGGATCAGATTACTGACAATAGGgactgggggtttgcaaagggtgGGTGCCTCTGGGACTATCTGAGGTTGTACATCTTTCCATGATAGGCAGCACTCAgaaaaggaggatggactgcattccgatgttagctcccacgtcagccaggttagaatgtgctttctttaaccAAAATAggacaatcacagttaacagagcatgattaatactTCCTATAATTACAGCCAGtccccactattctatttctgcccctaccAAAATCAATGCAAGATTTTAGGGAGGGAACGCCACAGGAGGTTTCATAAAAATCAGTCTGTGTAGCCCAAATCACCAGCTGCTCCATCAGTCACCAAGCCATGTCTATCCTACCTCCACAAGGACGCTATGGCTGACCCGGTCTCTACCACTGTCCCCTGGAGAACTCTAAAAGCAAATGGATCTTGTCCTTTCTCAAAACTCTCCCAGGGCTCCCATTTACGTCAGGGCAAAATGCTCGCCTCGCAAGGCTCTTTTCCAATCGGACGGAGCAGTGCGAGGCTTTCTGCTGACCTCACAGCCCGGAGGCTCCCGTCCCTCCGGCTATGGATCCCAGGCTATAGCTCACATCAGATGGCAGTCTCGTGTTACCAAAACAGTACAGTAGTCAAGATAAGAAAACGTGTTTTGGATGGTTGGCTTTTagttgttatttcaaaatacttgAACTGTCTTGACCTCAGCGGGGACGCAATGGCGAGAGCGGAGGGCCCGTCCCAGGCTCGGCGAAGGCTTTGCCCACACCCAACATGGCGGCGAGAGATCCGTGTCGACTCCACACGCAAGGCAGCTGCAGGAGGGGTGCGGTCTGCCGGACCCGGCCCATACTTAATAAGTGGCGGGAGAGCCGCATTCCCGCCGGGCGTGCCCACAGCCTCGGCTGCCGTGAAAGGGGCGCGGTTCCGTGGGCCCCGCCCACGTTCCACACTGTGGCTAACGGGCGAGGCCGACTTTCTGTAAAGCTGGTCCCGCCCACCGCCGGGCGCTGGCAGCGTAGAAACGTCAGACGAGCGACGTCGCACCGCTTTTGCGTCACGGGTGGCGGGAAGGAGATTCGGATTGTCGCGCCTTGGCGGAGGGCAGTGCTTGCTCTGCGGAGGAAAGTGCTCTGCGGGCCCTCTCAACTCCCGGCACTTGTGCAGCCCCCTGGAGGTCGACCCTTCGCACTCCGCCACCTTCTAGCTCCCCCGGCGCCTCAGCGCTGCAGACCCGAATCGGATCCATATCGCCTCGGGCCACCAGCTGCGATGCATGTGATCAAGCGAGGTGAGGGGCCGGAGAGGGGACGGTGGGAGAGTGGGGGGCGGGTCAGGGGACGCGGCTGCTGCCGCCCGAGCAGTTGGCCGCGCCCGCCCGTCTCCGCCGCTTCCCGCCCGTCTCCGCCGCTTCCCGCCCTGCCCGCGCGGCTTCCCGCCTCGTCAGCCTGCCGGGCCTGCCGGCtgacctctgccccctcccccactcgcATCTTCTGTGGGCGCCCCCTCCGCTGGGTCATCCAGCCGCGTTTCAAAAGAGCAACCCCTTCACCTTGACCGAGTAGTTCCTGTGTGCGCCTAACATTTTCCGGGCAGCATTTTCCTCACCGCGAGCCCCTGCGGTAGGATTATcagctccattttatagatgaagaaactgaagcgcagagagagagagaggggtccGGTGACTGATGCCAAGCCGCCCAGGTAGTTGATGGTGAGGCCAGGGTTGGAACCCGACTTTTATTTGAAAGCAGTGGGTTGGTCCAAGGCCATGGGGGTGGGGTTActaaggggtggggtggggggggggaaggacttTGTACCCTTCGAGGGCACCTATTAGCGCCCTGACCTATAGATAAGGTGTGGAAGGGTGAGGATACCGTGAATAGAACCAGATCTCAGACAGATATCCCTGGAATGGGATGTGGTGCCATTTGTTCCAGGTTTAGTCCCAGAGGAGTTTGGGATGGTGACCACCTGTCCTTCCCCCTGATGAGAAACTGAATCAGATTGGGGTGGCCAAGACGTCTTCTGACAAGATGGGAGTCCGGAAGAGACTGTGGTATTCTTCCTCAGCTGTTACTTCCCGTTAGACTTGCTGAGCTCCTCCTGGGTGCCTGCCTTTTGCTTGGCTGTGCGACGTTATGAGAGACAGTCCCTGCTTTGGGAAAGGGTTTATTCATATTCCGGTTGGGGGAAACAAGAGCAAAATGTACTTTTAACAGAGAACCATACCAGACAGATAGGAACGAGTTTTGAGTCGAATCGACTGATGCTAAAAGTCATTTTACAATAGTAGGCACTCCGTAAATACTAGTTGGCTGACTGGATGTTTGTTTTATCCACTAGGTTCTGAGTTTCAAAGATGGGACTTTATGCCCACACTAGCACTGGACCTGCCATGAAGAAATGCTCAAAGATTGAAtgagaataaattttattttattgattttatttttttagagagaaaagaagggggagagggagagagagagaaacatcaactggatgcctcttgcacaccccttactggaaTCGGCCGGTAACCCcgccatgtaccctgactgggaatccaactggtgcCTCTCGGTGCATGGTGCtcaaccagccaagccacacgGGCCAGTGggaagaataattattttaaaatataggatgCCTGCCcccctggcttggctcagtggttgagcgtggacctgtgaaccaagtGGTCAAGGGTTCTATTCCCGGCCAGGgcgcatgccctggttgtgggctcggccCCCTACTAgaggtcgtgcaggaggcagccagtcgattctttctcattgatgtttctatctccctctccctttctctctgaaataaataaaaatgtatttttttaaaaatacataaatgtgtaTGAAGCCCTGGTGatgaggtggctcagttggagcattgtccaatacatcagaaggttgcaggttcaattcctgctctgGCACTTACGGTaggcaactgatggatgcttctccctttccttctccaacctctccctctctctcccccccctctctcccattcttcccttccccttcccccctacccccccttttctctctaatatcaataaaaacatatccttggatgaagattttaaaaaaggaaaatataggaTTTAATGAATGCAGTTGGTAGGCAGGTAATTGATTTGGTTGTGGCCAGATGGTTTATATTTAAGAGATTGAGAGGTGGACAGTGGTGGCCCTTCATATTGTCTTTAGTAACTTTAGAACATTCTCTGAATTTTTCCTAGTCTCCCATTTTAGCTGATGAGACCAAAAGACCTCAGACATGTACATCAAGTTTTTTAGACCTATAGAAAAAGGTATGGAAGGATGAGTATGCTCTTATGATAAATCTGTAACAGATGAATGGAAAACTTGTGGATGTAGATTACTGCATGGGTAACACCTttgtattgaatttttaattttttgggttCACTTTCAAATACTGGAGTTTACAAAGTACTCCCCTACACAAGCTCTAAAAAACAGGGCTTATTTTGTTTCTCATTCCTTCAGAGAACATAATTTGATCCAGATGGTTTGATAGAATCTTTCAGTGTAGCATTCAGCAAGGcttattaatatacaaaattgtacttagatttatttattttatttacgtTCACGTTTtaatgtgctttttatttttggtatgtcAGTGTAGTAGTGGACTAACTCCTGTAGTTTTGTCAATTTCAGTGTAATTATTCAGGAGGGCAACTGGTTGTCAACCTGTAAGTACTTGTTAAATGTGCTAATATATCGCTAAGCACTTTGAGGGACATATTAGAGGGGGAGGCAATTCCATCTTCAGAGATATTAGGGTTGTCAGGAACATAGGAATAATCCatatgaaaatcctatataataaaagcatagtatgcaaattgtccctttgaccgGAGTTCTTCCCGGAGTTTGACAAGAGGgtaggatggccaggggaagggggggaggccctggtgctggcaggtggccagggggaaaggagggagtccCTGGCCAGCTGgtagccgctagggaccctatcagtgcattaatttcgtgcactgggcctctggttgttGGATATCCGAATGGAATAGTAGATGAGTTTTTTTCATCTCTCAAGCTATTTTTCTTGTGGGAGAATATATTGCCTAGGGAGGTCAGGTTGAAAATTGGAATGCCATGAAGGTGATTTAGTTGTAAAGTGTGCTTTGGAATTTAGTAGTATAGTGTTTTCAAAACTTTGGATTGTAACTCATGGTAAAAATTACATTCTACATAATGACTTAGTAAACACATGCCATGTGTATGTACACGTacataaaactgaaataaaagtttGCAAAATAACACCTTCTAAAGCACCCATTTGCACTCTGATAATTTCTCTTCTATTCCACGTTCTttatcccccttccctccctcatcTCCTTTACAATCCactgtattattttataaatctgtGTGGATATTGTTCTGGGCACTGAGGTTACAGTGGTAAGTAGGCAGACGTAGTTTGTGCTTTCAAAGATATTGAGTTCATGATTCCCATTTAAAGAAAGTTGTTTTATACCTAACTGTACTTCTCTACCAAAATTACTAGAATGTGAAGCAGACTACATTTGTTGTGTACATCTAACCCAAGATACTTAACCAGTCCTATATGGTCTACatgttcatttttccttttttttcttaagttcttTTACTTCAGTTCCCTCCTGCCTcacaaattttccttttttccttcagtTCCTTTCCTTAAGTTTCTTCTGTCTCACAAGTAATATCAGAGGCCAAATACTCACTATAATAATTCCTTTTTGCCTTATTTTCTGTCTAGGAAGATTATTCAATATTGGGCATCATCTTTAAACCTTCACAGGTCAAAATGTACAACTGGTTACACACTTAGTCAAGGATATTTAATACCTGGCTCTGTCTACCTCAGTAAAGATACCAGATTTGGAAAAatactttttcctttatttacagtaaataaatacatagttaGACAGTTAACAACTTGAAGGGAAATTGCTGGGGCTATTGCCAAAAcagaaaaaatctttaaattccCTTGTACGGTTATTTTAGACAATAGAATTACTCTTGACCATATCCTAGCTAATCAAGAACATAATTTGATCCAGATGGTTTGATGGAATCTTTCAGTGTAGCACTCAGCAAGGCTTGTTAATGTACAAAATTGTACttagatttgtttattttatttatgttcaagttttaatgtgctttttatttttggtatgtcAGTGTAGTAGTGGACTAACTCCTGTAGTTTTGTTAATTTCAATGTAATTATTCAGAAGGGCAACTGGTGGGGTTTGCACTGTTAATATCTTTTATTGTACTTAATAAAACACCTCTGGTGAAATAAAGATGGAATTAGATAAAGTCTGGACACAAGCCAAATGATTAAATACAGAGCTCACTGACACTTCATGATTCTTTAATATCTTAATGTGACTGTCCTCGGGTATTGCCTCCTGTTTCAGGTCTAGTCTGCAAATTTGACTTAGCATTTTGTTTGTTATTACAGGAATTTTTGCGGTTAGAACACTTTGTTCTGCATAGCTTGATGTTATAAAGACAGTAAGCACTCTGATAATGGTTGCTCAACGTTCTGAGATCATTAAGGCGAATGAAACTTCATAGGAGAAACCTCAAGAACTATAGAAAATGTTTGTCCTTAAACATGATAGTAAAGTCTTCCTTTCTCTGGCTTTTGAGGCTGGGTTGGAgcatgggtttgatttccagtcagggcacatattcagGTAGTGGGTTTGCGGTGCATAGGCTAAGCAACTGATCTGtagttctctctttccccctctccctctctaagatAAATTGTTACACTGTAAAtagtttaaaagaagaagaaaaagacctCTGTTTTAGTGCTCTTGTTGCTCAAATGTGGCCTAAGGCtcctaagaaaaaagaaaacctctttcCCTGTTAGGGTTGCTGAAGGAGGAACATACAAGGccaaaagtggtaaagaatttataaatttattgttaCATCTGTGAGTAGAAGGGCTGAGACCAAAATGCATGAGCAGAGCAGAGTAGGGGGAGTGGGATATTTCTGTCTCTTGTAAATGTCAGTCAGAGCAACCTGTAGggccaggtgtaggcagtccacTGGAAACTGGGTTGAGGCAGTTTACTGGAAACTGAAGGCCGTTAATCATGAAACCTATAATGAAATTagcagagccgaaaccggtttggctcagtggatagagctttgatctgtggactgaaaggtcccaggttcgattccggtcaagggcatgtaccttggttgcgggcacatccccagtagggggtgtgcaggaggcagctgatcgatgtttctctatcatcgatgtttctaactgtctatccctctctctttctctctgtaaaaaatcaataaaatatatttaaaaaaagaaaagaaaaagaaattaacaggAAAATCTCATGGAGCACAAGGATGTGTCTAACATTCCAGGGAGGGACAAGAACCCCAAGTGGGGCGTAATGAAGCGTAAGAATGTGCCTAACATTTCTTTCTACATGGGACATGACATACTGGATATGAATCTTCCTGGCAACAAGGGACCAGTGCTGCTTTCCATTTTCCATGTCGTTTTTGGTTTTTGAGATCATTTTCCATTTTGGACATCATTTCGTTTTTGATGCTTTCTAAGGAAGGATCTTGATCAAAAggggaaaatgtgaaaaataatataaatggagcctttatatttttaaaatatatttttattgatttaagagaaaaagagagggagggagggagatagaagaaacatcaatgataggagaaaatcattgattggctgcctcctgcatcccccctactggggattgagcatgtaacccgggcatgtgtccttgatcagatttgaacctgggacccttcagtctgcagtccaacactatccactgagccaaactggctagggcataaatGGAGCCTTTTTAAAATGGAGTTGGAGCTGCCATCCAGAGTAACTGCCTTGTGCATCTTATTCTTCAAACCTTTGGAATGTGAAAATTGGGCAAAATAACCTTTAGACTGAGCCTAAAACAACATTGTATCCCAAACAACTGTTACCAAAGATAACAAAACATATGACTActggatagaaaataaaaaagatttttttttttttttatttcttttatcactATCCTCTccatgccctcttctacctctgcccatccccctccaccctaaaaacattctttaaaattagCATCAATATTTTAGCTTAGCTGCACCTATAGAAATTCCTTCCATTTGTGAAATTGTTCCCTTTGTCATAAATAGCTTTTGCCTTTGCCTCCTAATGGGAACACAGGGTTTCTGCCTGAACCAGTGCTTCTTGAATAGCTATTCTTTtggatctcaaataaatgcttattgtcgctcactttggccttttatttttagttaacaGACTGTTATGTGGGTTGCCTAAAGTTAAAGCTATTTAGTAGTTGGATATATCAACTATCCCTGGTAAGGTAAATACAGGTTCGATGAGTTACTATTTGAAGTTGAACTAAGAATAACGGGACTTTTTGTTAGGaagaacaaagaggaaaatgATCTAAATTCAAAATCATGAAAAGGGCTAACTGGTAAGGTCTACATGTATTTGCTTCCATATCACCAAAATAGTAAAACTTAAGAGGTTGCCTCTGGAAGATGATCTTGATATGTAATAAGTTCAAAATTGATAATTACCCTAGGAGAGTAAACCAATTTTATCATGTTGGTGTTAGAGTGGAGACACGTTTATAAGTCACTTAGCGATCAGTAAATACTTGACTGCTACTATATGCTAGGCCTTCTTCCTTGGTCTGGGCACTGGGGAATACAtgcaagtaaaataaaacatgcaaaaaatgtttttcttctgaaaGTTATATTCTAGTGGATTGATGGTGAGAGtcacaataaacaaatacagtagtCCCCTCTTATTTGTGGTTTCACTTGCCTGCagtcaaccatggtccaaaaatattaaatggaaaactcCAGAAATAAGCAGTTCATACGTTTTAAATTGTGCGCTGTTCTGAGTGGCGGATGAAAGCTTGCACCATCAGGCTTCATCTCATCCGAAACTTGAATCATCTCTTTATCCAGCATATACACTATATACACTACTTAGCTGTCTCAacgtgatttttattttacttaatattgaGAAAGCATAAGATTTATGCTGGTGAGTCAGATATATCAAAGGGAACGTGTTCTCaacttaaaggaaagaaaaacgtATATCGAGATTGCTCAGAGCTACAGTAAGAAGGAATCTTCTATCCACGAAACTGGAAACGTTTTGTTGTCGAACCTCAGATTGCAAAAGTTACCATAACAGTCCGCGATAAGTGCTTAGCtaagatggaaaaggcattaCATTTGTGGATGGAAGACAAACAAAAAACGCGTTCTGATTGATGTCAGCATGTTGCTCCAGAAATCATCAAGCTTATATGAACATATCAGCAAGGGATCTGTAAAACAAGTGGCACCACACCCTTTATCGCAATTAATGGATGGTTACGCAAATTTAAGGATATGTTtggactgaaaaatataaaaattatctgaaaGGCTGCATTTGCTGATAAGCTGCTACTGCCACATTTCCTGCAGCGTTAAAGAAGTTGGTTAAGGAGAAAGGTAAGTATGTAGAGGAAAAAACCATACAGGGAGTACCCCCAAAATGTAAACATACTTTAATTACAAAGgcagttttattaaaatacatttcattttcaaactgtaataaaaaccagctgttaaagtgtgtatacatttatggGAGATACCCTATATATAGTAGGGCTTGGTAATATCTGGTTTTAGGCATTCACTGGGAGTCTTGGAatagataaggggggactactgtaaaaTGTAGAGTATGTcataagtgctatggagaaaaataaagcatagaaGGAGGAGGATAAGGCTGTATTTGgggtattaaaatttaaaatagggtTATCAGGGAAAGCCTCATTGAGAAGCTTACATTGAGCAAAGACCTGACATCAGTAGAaatagcaaggaggccagtgtgaggAAGGTGGGAGAGTAGGAGGtgaaattgaaaggaaaaaatatatagggcAGGTTTAGGAATCTGCGGTAttgtaataatttttactttgattCTGAAGGAGATGATCAACCACTATTGGGAATTTGGAGGGGGTAATGACATGACTTTGATGtaaagttttttctctttttgatgtAAGTTTTAAAGAATAATTCTGTCTGCCATATGGGACAAGGGGAGAAACTGATCAGTCATTTGGGAAGTTATTGTAAGAATCCATCTGATTTATAATGAAAGGGAAGATAATATTTTCAGAATAGAATTCCTACTCTTTgaagatacaaaaataatatcTTCATGTGAATCTCCTAGGGGGCTGAATCTTTTAATAGCATTCTATTTGgtcaattttaaaagttcatgtaTTGATTACATTTGATTCTTTTACATTGTTATCTTAATAAGTGCTAACATGAATTGTATGGTCTGATTCCTCAGATGGCCGCCAAGAACGGGTCATGTTCGACAAAATTACATCTCGAATCCAGAAACTTTGTTATGGACTCAATATGGACTTTGTTGATCCTGTAAGTAAATATGGTTTATATCTTGGGTTCCTTGCTTCATGTGATTCTTTTTACTTGTTTCTTGTCTCTggcatttctttctcttcatatatattttgGTTTGGTATTCTGCTATGGTCTTGGGTTTAAATGTGAACACATTGCTCAGTTTTTTTTGTTCTAAATTTTGGTTctgggctctgaattcttttcagAAAACTAAAAAGTGAACAGCGGAAAACTTGACATTGACATTTTGTTAGAGACATCCTTGAgtcaattgttttatttatttttttttttttaaaaaaagcctgtAATAAAGCTTGTTCTGGAATTGTGATCATTTGGGTAGAAACTGGTTTGAAATTTGCTTTTTTGTTATCTATGTAGAAAGAATGCATTTAAGTAATATAAAGTAGATTTCGTGGATAACATTTAAATTAAGGAAAACAAACTATTCATAAGCAAGTCATTCTTCTTTTCTTACCTTCTATAACTCCTCTACTCTAGATCCTCTTCATCCCTTACCTAGACTTCTGTCTCTAGTGGTCTCTCAAGTATCCTCCTGTCTTCCTCTAAACTTGCCCCCTTCAAATGCATCTTCGCCGTGGCTTCCAAAATCATCTTCCTAAAATGGAGTCTTGAAAACACTTTTTTCCAAACCCACTCATGTTGCCTCAGCCTTATTTAGGTATATTATCTCTACTTCTGTAGCACTTGTGCTGGCCCGATAGCATTGACCACATAATATGGAAATTAATTACATGTCTCTCCTCCCCTAGAATTGAGGGTGGGCTGTATCTTATTCTTGTGATATCCACAGTGCGTGGCACATATATAATTAGACACTTGATAGTGAACTGACCAAAATggtcaaaagaaaataattttatatgactttaaaatgtttttattacaaattgtattttacttttaGGAATTCTAGACGATAATTAGAATAGTAGAATGTTAAAGTTGTAATGAACCTGAGAGATCATCCTATTTCATCTTCTTTAACCAAAGAGAAAGGGAAGTTACTTATATAAGCTAGTGGGGGTGTAAGGAGAACAACTGAGGTCCCCTGACAAAGGATATTCTACTAGTATTGCCTCATGCAGTACCACCTTTCAGAGTACAGGGTGCTGCTGTAGCAGACTCCAGCTTTCTGGGGTAGATTCAGCTGAAGTAGTCTGTATACTGTTGTATCTGGCACTGTTAGCATACAGATGTTAATTTTACTCTGTGTTTTGATTACTTGCCGTGTAGCATAAGAAACTATTTAGAAGACTGACACTATTACAGGTGTCTCCCATTTTCACCCCCTTTACCCAGCTCCACCCAGCCTTTGGCCATCACCacgctgtctgtgtccattggctatgcatatatgttctttggctaatctttttaccttctttcattcagcccctccccccaaccaccacccactccccctgccctttgacctctgtcagtctgttccatatatccatgcctctggttctattttgtttgtcaatttattttgttcattagattccacatataagtgagatcatatggtatttgtctgttggtttattttgcttagcataataatctccaggtccatccatggtgaAATGGGAGACacctgttgcaaaaggtaagagttccttttttttatagCCAAATAGTATTcaccagtttttgttttgttttgtttttttttaaatatattttattgatttttcgcagagagaaagggagagggatagacagctagaaacatcgatgagagagatacattgaccagc contains:
- the LOC129151300 gene encoding uncharacterized protein LOC129151300, producing MDPIRKVAECEGSTSRGLHKCRELRGPAEHFPPQSKHCPPPRRDNPNLLPATRDAKAVRRRSSDVSTLPAPGGGRDQLYRKSASPVSHSVERGRGPRNRAPFTAAEAVGTPGGNAALPPLIKYGPGPADRTPPAAALRVESTRISRRHVGCGQSLRRAWDGPSALAIASPLRSRQFKKHILTWLTWELTSECSPSSFSECCLSWKDVQPQIVPEAPTLCKPPVPIVSNLIPEVPGGTSPHCL